Sequence from the Pontibacter pudoricolor genome:
TCTTTTAGATAATGTATTTTGAATTTCCAGGTATTGAATATCTAAAGCGGTTGCTATTCTTATCGCGGTAAGCAATTCTCCGTTCACCACCGTTCCGGATATTTCTCCGGTATGCTCTCTTGAAAATTCCAGGAATTTGCGTCGCCCTGCCGGCGTCAGCCTGATCAGCATGACAGGCGCTTTTCCTTTTATAGTTTCCTGGTAAGCAATAACTGCCTCTTCAAAATCCCAGATAGTTAGGACTGGTTCCGGGTTTAGTCTCAAACTGTCTTTTGTGCCTGATAGTTTGCAGGCAACTTCCCCCTGTTCATCAATTAAATATTGGCCGCTCTGTAGTGTTGCCTGTGCTATAGTTGCCATGGTGCAAAACAGGAACAAAACTATAGTTAAAACAGCCTGCTTTATTACTATTAAACTCATTATTTGCTAACTATAAACAGCACGATTAGTCATTACTTATTCGCCATTATTCATTAAACAAGTGCTGTACTTTCTCCAGGTCTTCCGGAGAGTCTATTCCTATAGTTTCGAACTCGGTGAGGGCAGTGGTGATTTTATAACCGTTTTCCAGCCAGCGCAATTGCTCCAGCGATTCTGCCAGCTCCAGCGCGGAAGGTGGTAGCTGGGTTATTTGCTCTAAAATATCAGCTCTGTAACCATAAATACCGATGTGTTTATAGTAGGTGTGTTGCTTGTGCCAGATGTCCTGGGGTACGTTGCGGCAGTAAGGTATAGCTTGTCTGCTAAAGTATAGTGCGTCGCCATTATTGCTAAGTACCACTTTCGGGGCGTTCACATTAAATAACTCATCCTCGGTAGTAATCTTTTTTACCAGCGTAGCCAGTTGGGTGTTTGGGCGGGTAAAACAACTGGCAACAAGGTCAATCTGCTCCGGCTTTATAAAGGGCTCGTCGCCTTGTATATTGATGATGAACTCGTATGGCTTATTGTACAGCTTGTATGCTTCGAAACAACGATCGGTGCCGCTCTGGTGATGCTCGGCGGTCATGATGACTTTGCCGCCAAAATCCAGCACATGATTAAAGATTCGGTTGTCGTCGGTGGCAACTATAACTTCTGATAAACCGGATGCAGTAGCCTGCTCATAAACACGACGGATCATGGTTTTGCCATTGATGTCAGTCAGGGGTTTGCCCGGAAAGCGGGTCGATGCATAGCGGGCCGGAATAATGCCGAGTACGTCCATAGTTTATAGTTTTGCGAGCTCAAATATACGGAAGTGCCGCCGGTTTATAGTTTATCAGCAGCGGGCAGTTTTCTTCTTTTTACCAATGCGGCCGGTTTCCTCCAGCTTCTCTATGTAACTGTAAGCCTCCGGAGTTTTGCACGCAGTATCACCCATGTTTACTTTTACCTTGCCTATAGTTTGCGCCACCGCTTTTGCTTTTTCGGTGAGAGAAGATACATAACAACCAACGGCAATGACAAAACCATTCATAACATAGCGCACGCGGTTAGGGCTGCTTTGAATTACCTCTGCTACGTAGTCTAGTTGGGCACTCAGAAACTCTATGTCCAGTTCGGTATCTGGTTTTATAGCTACCAGGCTTGCAAGAGTGGCCCAGCCGGCAGTAGCAATGTTTTCGTCCTCAGATGCTATCCATTCTTTGGCCAGCTCAAAACCATAGTTGCTTTCCGCAGCTACCCAGGCAACCGTATACTCACAGTGCATATACCAAACAGCGTTATGTACCCAATCCTGCAGGTCGGATTTGGTCATGGCTTTCTCATCGGCAATAAGGCCGGCCAGGTACATGGCATCTGAGTTTCCGGTCTGGTATAGTTCTTTGGCTAAACTATGGTTCTTCTTCAGCCTTTTCTGGATAGGCTTCAGGTCACCGACTTTCACACCAAAGAACGGTTCTTTGGCACCGTGTTTAAGGTAAATGTTTTTGATGGTCTGGCTACCCAGGGCAGCAAGTTGTTCCATTATTTCGGGAGCTGTCATCTATCAAAAAGTAAAGTTCAGAACTATAGTTTCTCGATAGAAATTATCCGGATGCCTGGCATAGAGCGGTCCTGGGTAGACAAACCACAGCGACGGTCTATTATTTCGCCCGTTTCGGTGTAGGTTACTTTTACGGGTATCAGATTTTCTTCCTGTTTAAACTCTTCGCCTATCGCGCTTTCATCCTCGGGTTTATAGTCTTTGCCATCTATAGTTAACTTAAAGCCGCACCCATCAACCATGTATTCCCCGGACCACTCCAATTGAGCATCTTTCGTGATAGCGTTATTTTCTGTATTCATATTTTTCTGGGAACAGGAGGTAAAAGAAGCAGCCATTAAAACGAAAGCCGCAGCCAGCAAAAAGAATTTCATAGATTTTATAGTTAGAAAATTAGAAAGTTTTGGTTTTAAACATCAATCAGCAATTCACAATTAGTCATTCAACCATCAGTAATTAAACTTTTTTAACGACCAGGGAGAAAGTGCTGTGGTCTAGTACTTCTATAGTTTCGCCTTGTTCTATAAAGCCTTCTCTTGCCTGGGCATCGTAAAGTGTGTCATCTATCATTACTCTTCCGGTTGGGGCCATTCTGGTATGTGCTATGCCGGTTTTACCAACTAAATGCGATGAGTCAGCTGACGAACGATATCCTTCGGAGCCCTCAAAGGTATTGTGCAACACCATGCGCTGCATCGTTCGGCTGGCGGCAAAACGGTTCCAGGTAAGTGCCACCAGAATCACGGCGCCAACCATGCCCAGCAAAACCGAGATCATGCTTTGCATAATAGCGCTGGATGGTACAAATGTGAAGTCGAAGTTCTGGTTATTTACCATGATCAGCACCAGCGAAACGAACACCAGTATAATTCCGCTGATACCTGTAACGCCAAAACCTGGAATTACCAGCACTTCAACGGCAATAAGTATGAGCCCGGCTATAAAGAGCAGTATTTCCCAGTTCTCAGCAAGCCCATTGAGGTAGTACGGAGTCAGGTACAAAATACCGGCAACTACCGCCGCCGCCAGCGGAAAGCCAATGCCAGGAGACTGCAGTTCGAAGTACAGTCCACCAATGATCAGCAGCAAAAGTATACCGCTGACAAATGGGTTCAGGAAGAAAGAAATGATCTTGTTGGTAGTGCTTAGCTCGTACTTTACAATTTCGGCATCCTGTAAATTAACCTGCTTTAACACATCATCTACCGTTGTGGCGGGACCATCGCAGAAGCCATTTTTTATAGCTTCGGAAGTTGTAAAAGTAAGTACCTGCCCGGCTGATAAAGTGCTGTCTATACTGGCTTCAACCATCGCTTCGGCAAGGTGCGGGTTGCGGCCCTGGGCTTCGGCAGTGGAGCGCATAATAGAACGCATATAACTCTGGTATTTGCCCGGAGCGGCTTCACCGCTGGCGCTAACTACCGTTGCGGCACCAATATTTGCTCCTGGCGCCATATAAATACTATCGCAGGCCAGCGAAATCAGAGCCCCTGCTGATGCTGCATTTTTATTGATGAACACATACACTGGTTTCGGATATTCGAGTATGCGTTTCCGGATCTCATCTGCATCATTCAAAGCACCGCCAAATGTATCGAGTACCAAAAGCACATGGTCGGCTTTAATTTCAGTAGCGTGGTTCAGGGCGAGCTCAGTATAACGGTTGGTACGCGGGTCAATCTCAGACTTTATTTCCATCAGTAATACCTTCTGTTTTTGGGTTTGCCCAGCAGCAGGAAGTATTAAAATAAAGGTAAGCAGATACAGTAGTGCGCAATGCCAACGTTTTGAGTCAGAATTCATACATTTGGGGCTGATAATGTGCTATTTTGGTTGAATATAATAAAAAGTTAAGAGTTATACTTCCGTTAGTTTATACATACGACTTTGGAGCGCCCGTGTGGCGCATGCGACTGGATAGTGCTGCCAACCGGCTCGCTTTTGAACTCCGCGACGCTGACCTGCTGCTTGCTGATTTCTATTCACTCGATCTGGATCAGCATAAACTCGAAAAGCTTCCGATGCCTGCCGCTAAAAACTGGTGGCTGGGGCTGGAGGACGCTCACGAAGGCCTGCTGTTTATACACGGCTACGGCGACCGCCAGATTGGTCAGCACAAGGGGATATTTGCTTATGATGCTGCCACTACAAACCTGCAATGGCAACAGCCGGAACTGGCTTTTTATGGCGTTACTAAAGACGGAGTTCTGGCGCTTGACTTACAGGATCAGAATTTAAAGTTGCTGCAATTTAAAACCGGAACTATAGTTGCAGAGAACGTGTCATTGGACAGCGGCGCAAATGCTGTGGCTGACTATAATACGGTTAAGTCACAGGCGTGTACCTACCCAATGCTTTACCTGGAAGGAGAATCATACTATAACGAAGTATGTAATTTTCTGGAGCACAAGCTTAACGTGAAACCAGTGAAGGGGATAGAGTATGCTGAAACCGGGCAAAACTTTTATACAGGATTTTATACAGAGAATGCGCACGGAAATTTAGATAATACGCTGTGTGTGTTTAATTTGGATGGCGAATTGCAGTTGCAGCAGTGCATTGCGGCCGGATTAAGTGGCATAGGTTCAGATACTTTTATTATCTTTAACCACAAATTATACTTTATCCGGCAACGAAATATTTTAGTTGTTTATAGTCTTACATAGTTTACCTTTTAGCCATGGTACGCATACTTTTACTTGCACTTTTACTGTCACCGGTACTTTCATTATCAGCTTCGGCCACAACCCATGTTGCCCTGCGCGACTCTGTAGGAGTGGAGCGCCGCAACGGTAAGTTTTTTGTGAAGCACAAAGTGGAGCCAAAAGAAACCCTGTATGCCTTGTCGCGCAAGTATGGGGTACCTGTTGCCAAAATTGTGGAGTCTAACCCTACCGTGGAAGCAAGTATAAGAGTGGATCAGATCGTACTTATTCCGCGAAATGCGCCTTTGTCTGCTGCGGCTAATTCGGTGGCCACTACAACGCCTAAAACCCCGGCGGCAACTGCCAGTAACCGCACGTTTACGGTGAATAACAAAGGCGAAAAAATACATGTGGTAGAGGCAAAGCAAACGCTTTACAGCATTTCTCGCATGCATGGCGTATCAGTAGAGAGTATCAAAACCTGGAATAATCTTGCTGATAACAACATTGAGATCGGCACCGGTCTGATCGTTGGAAAAGGCGCTGTTCCTACTGCCAACAAACCGGTTTATGTCCCGGAAGTTGATGATGAAGTTGAAAAAGCAACGGCAACTACACCAGTAGCAGCCCCGGTAACACCTAAGAACACACCTGCCAGCACAACTAAAACTACCACTACTACAGCATCAGCTAATCCTGCTACAGCTTCAACTCCAGCCGAGTCTATACCAACAGTAAGTGAAAGAGAAGAAGAAGCAGGTGCAACAGAAACTGCTGCTGGTGTTAAGAAAGTGATCGAAAACGGTATGGCCGAAATGATAGATCCGAAAGCAGATACAAACAAATACCTGGCATTACATAAAACGGCCCCTGTTGGTACTATCATGCAGGTTAAAAACTCCATGAACGGCCAGGTGGTGTATGTCCGTGTGATCGGGAAATTACCTGATACCGGCACCAATAATAATGTGGTAGTTCGTATCTCTAAAAAAGCTTACCAGAAGCTAGGCGCTGTTGATCAGAAGTTCAGAGTAGAGGTTTCTTATATGCCGTAATTACGGTTAAATTTATATATGGAAAGCCAGTTGCAGCCCTGTAACTGGCTTTTTAGTTTTAGAGTTTCCTTGTTGTTACTCAAGCGTCAGCTGAGGGATTTTATATGTCCTATAGTTTCTTTTTGTCATTTCGAACAGCGTGAGAAATCTATCTCAGCTTATAGATTGATTTTCTACTTTTAGAACCAAGCCTTCCTTTCATAGCTACTTTTAATCCTGGGAGCTCTACTCGCCTATAGTTTCATATGTAGCTTTGGTGCCCTCACGGCCGGGAGGCCCCGTCTTCGGGCATCGCGCTGCTGCCTTCTTGCTATCCTCGTGCCTCGGATTGGCTTCGCCACCGCAACAAGTCAAATGCGCTCTACCCAAAGACTGTGATCAAACTCGATAGTAGAAGCTGTAGTTGACTGAGGTTTTATTGCATTTGGCTTTATCGTGGTATTAGTTTCAAAGGAACAGGTAAACCTGTCCTGCTCGTGGTGTGTAACTATAAAATTAGAGTTTAGGAATTGGTAAAGGCAGAATTGTCCCCTTGAGGGGACTACAGGGGTGTTAAAGACGCAACTATAGAACGATAGCTCTAACTATAGCAACAGCAGAAAATCCCCTCTCGGGAGGGGCAGGGGTGGGTTGAAATGCTAACTATAGAACAATGGAATAAATTATAGAAGTAGCAAAAAGAGCTCCCAGGATTAGACAAGGAGGGGTGGTTGAATTAACTCTAACTATAAAACTTTACCTCTAACTATAGCAGTAGCTTTATCTATCCAATCCATTAATCCTATAAATCCTGGTTCAGACAATTCCTGCCCCTCGCGGGCCAGTTGAGTCAGGAGACTCAACACCATAATTAGTCACGAGCGAAGACGCTCGCGCCAGCAATACGAACTATAGCTATTAACTATAACAAAACTTCCTCCTGTTTTGGGGGTAGGGGCCTCTTCAAAAGGAGAGGGCTGGGGTGAGGTAATTTAGGGTTTAAACTATCGGGTACGTACTAACACCCAACATCAAAACTATAAACAGAACAACATCAAAATCTCAACTATAAACTCGTAGGTTTTATAATTTTGTGAACAGCCCGTATACTGCAGCTACAGACCTTTAAATCAATGAAGCAAGATATTGCCGCTATAAAAGCGCTGCTCGACGACAGAGTAGAAAAATACAACCAACCAGCCTTTATTCCGAATGATCCGGTTTCTATACCGCACCGTTTTACAAAAAAGCAGGATATTGAAATAAGTGGATTTTTTGCCTCAATCCTCGCATGGGGCCAGCGAAAAACCATCATCAATAACTGTTTAAAGCTAATGGACCTGATGAATAATGCGCCCCACGACTTTATCCTTAACCACCAGGAGCAGGACCTGCCACGATTTCTAGGTTTCAAACACCGGACCTTCAACGACACCGACCTGCTTTACTTTATCCATTTTTTTAACTGGTATTATAGCCGTTATGATAGTCTGGAAGTTGCTTTTACCGGAGAGCTGAACACTATCAAAACACAAAAAGAACGGCTGATGCATTTCCACGACATGGTTTTTAGCCTGGAAGACGCGCCTCACAGAACAAAAAAACATATTTCTACTCCGGCCCGCAAATCAGCTTGCAAACGTATAAACATGTACCTGCGGTGGATGGTGCGTAAGGATGATAATGGTGTAGACTTCGGAATCTGGGACACAATGAAACCGGCTGATCTGGTATGCCCCTGTGATGTACATGTGGAGCGCGTAGCACGACGGCTGGGCCTGATTACCCGTAAAGGCATGGACTGGCAGACAGCCGAAGAACTAACCGACCACCTCAGAGCTTTTGACCCGTCAGATCCGGTAAAGTACGATTATGCACTCTTCGGATTGGGTATTGAAGAAAAGTTCTGACAGGAATTATGTACTGATTAGAGGCTTCTTCCTGAACTGCTTCAGTAAATAACCCAGAAATTTAGCAGCAATTCAACGGGACTACTTATAAGTAAGCTGTTTACTGGACGAGCTGAAAACATGAAAATATGGTAAGTAACGTGATATAAGGTGAGTGAAAACCCGGGAATAGGTATAGTTATGTATTTACTGTACTTTTACGGCCCATATCTAAGTTCTATCTTTACAACTACCTATGACTGCAACTCAGAAACATAATGTGAAGGTCCTCGGAAATGGCCAACAGCCGATGTTATTTGCCCACGGCTATGGCTGCGACCAGAAGATGTGGCGCTTCATTACGCCGGCTTTCCAGGATGAGTACAAGATCATATTGTTTGACCACATAGGCTTTGGTGCTTCTGATACCTCAACCTATACCATTGCTAAATACTCCTCCTTAAATTCCTACGCCGACGATATTTTGGCAATATGCGAGGAACTGGATTTGAGGGATATTATTTATGTAGGCCACTCTGTCAGCGCCATGATCGGGGTTTTGGCATCAAATAAACAGCCTGAACGTTTCTCTAAACTCGTACTCATCGGCCCTTCTCCGTGCTACATTAACGACGGAGACTATACTGGCGGCTTCACTGAGGAGAGTATACTGGGTTTGATAAAATCTCTTGAAAGTGATTACTTGACATGGGCTAAAACGATGGCACCGGTTATTATGGGTAACCCTGACAGACCCGAGCTTGGTGAAGAGCTGTCGAATAGCTTTTGCAGTAGCGACATA
This genomic interval carries:
- a CDS encoding DNA alkylation repair protein — protein: MEQLAALGSQTIKNIYLKHGAKEPFFGVKVGDLKPIQKRLKKNHSLAKELYQTGNSDAMYLAGLIADEKAMTKSDLQDWVHNAVWYMHCEYTVAWVAAESNYGFELAKEWIASEDENIATAGWATLASLVAIKPDTELDIEFLSAQLDYVAEVIQSSPNRVRYVMNGFVIAVGCYVSSLTEKAKAVAQTIGKVKVNMGDTACKTPEAYSYIEKLEETGRIGKKKKTARC
- a CDS encoding alpha/beta fold hydrolase — translated: MTATQKHNVKVLGNGQQPMLFAHGYGCDQKMWRFITPAFQDEYKIILFDHIGFGASDTSTYTIAKYSSLNSYADDILAICEELDLRDIIYVGHSVSAMIGVLASNKQPERFSKLVLIGPSPCYINDGDYTGGFTEESILGLIKSLESDYLTWAKTMAPVIMGNPDRPELGEELSNSFCSSDIEVAKDFARVTFLSDNRSDLATVTTDTLILQCSEDVIAPEVVGNYVHQHIAGSRFEQMNAIGHCPNLSAPDETIGRIKNFIKN
- the kdsB gene encoding 3-deoxy-manno-octulosonate cytidylyltransferase codes for the protein MDVLGIIPARYASTRFPGKPLTDINGKTMIRRVYEQATASGLSEVIVATDDNRIFNHVLDFGGKVIMTAEHHQSGTDRCFEAYKLYNKPYEFIINIQGDEPFIKPEQIDLVASCFTRPNTQLATLVKKITTEDELFNVNAPKVVLSNNGDALYFSRQAIPYCRNVPQDIWHKQHTYYKHIGIYGYRADILEQITQLPPSALELAESLEQLRWLENGYKITTALTEFETIGIDSPEDLEKVQHLFNE
- a CDS encoding DUF4905 domain-containing protein; protein product: MVEYNKKLRVILPLVYTYDFGAPVWRMRLDSAANRLAFELRDADLLLADFYSLDLDQHKLEKLPMPAAKNWWLGLEDAHEGLLFIHGYGDRQIGQHKGIFAYDAATTNLQWQQPELAFYGVTKDGVLALDLQDQNLKLLQFKTGTIVAENVSLDSGANAVADYNTVKSQACTYPMLYLEGESYYNEVCNFLEHKLNVKPVKGIEYAETGQNFYTGFYTENAHGNLDNTLCVFNLDGELQLQQCIAAGLSGIGSDTFIIFNHKLYFIRQRNILVVYSLT
- a CDS encoding septal ring lytic transglycosylase RlpA family protein, with the protein product MVRILLLALLLSPVLSLSASATTHVALRDSVGVERRNGKFFVKHKVEPKETLYALSRKYGVPVAKIVESNPTVEASIRVDQIVLIPRNAPLSAAANSVATTTPKTPAATASNRTFTVNNKGEKIHVVEAKQTLYSISRMHGVSVESIKTWNNLADNNIEIGTGLIVGKGAVPTANKPVYVPEVDDEVEKATATTPVAAPVTPKNTPASTTKTTTTTASANPATASTPAESIPTVSEREEEAGATETAAGVKKVIENGMAEMIDPKADTNKYLALHKTAPVGTIMQVKNSMNGQVVYVRVIGKLPDTGTNNNVVVRISKKAYQKLGAVDQKFRVEVSYMP
- a CDS encoding NfeD family protein; this encodes MEIKSEIDPRTNRYTELALNHATEIKADHVLLVLDTFGGALNDADEIRKRILEYPKPVYVFINKNAASAGALISLACDSIYMAPGANIGAATVVSASGEAAPGKYQSYMRSIMRSTAEAQGRNPHLAEAMVEASIDSTLSAGQVLTFTTSEAIKNGFCDGPATTVDDVLKQVNLQDAEIVKYELSTTNKIISFFLNPFVSGILLLLIIGGLYFELQSPGIGFPLAAAVVAGILYLTPYYLNGLAENWEILLFIAGLILIAVEVLVIPGFGVTGISGIILVFVSLVLIMVNNQNFDFTFVPSSAIMQSMISVLLGMVGAVILVALTWNRFAASRTMQRMVLHNTFEGSEGYRSSADSSHLVGKTGIAHTRMAPTGRVMIDDTLYDAQAREGFIEQGETIEVLDHSTFSLVVKKV
- a CDS encoding TIGR02757 family protein, which produces MKQDIAAIKALLDDRVEKYNQPAFIPNDPVSIPHRFTKKQDIEISGFFASILAWGQRKTIINNCLKLMDLMNNAPHDFILNHQEQDLPRFLGFKHRTFNDTDLLYFIHFFNWYYSRYDSLEVAFTGELNTIKTQKERLMHFHDMVFSLEDAPHRTKKHISTPARKSACKRINMYLRWMVRKDDNGVDFGIWDTMKPADLVCPCDVHVERVARRLGLITRKGMDWQTAEELTDHLRAFDPSDPVKYDYALFGLGIEEKF